The following proteins come from a genomic window of Deltaproteobacteria bacterium:
- the fusA gene encoding elongation factor G gives MPRQAPLERTRNIGIMAHIDAGKTTTTERILFYTGVTYKLGEVHEGTATMDWMEQEQERGITITSAATTCFWKEHRINIIDTPGHVDFTAEVERSLRVLDGAVAVFCGVGGVEPQSETVWRQADKYHVPRIAFVNKMDRIGADFPRVMRMMRERLAANPIPLHVPIGREDGFRGVVDVLENKAIVWDGTELGAAFHDEPVPSELAATVAEYREKAIEAAADVDEALMAQYLEGQQIAVDALRKALREATLKLRIVPVLCGSSFRNKGVQPLLDGIVNYLPSPLDVPAIEGHKPEKDREVVRRKADDKEPFAGLAFKIATDKHVGQLTYVRVYSGVVKSGDQVLNSATGKKERVGRLLQMHANKRQEIDAAYAGDIVAMVGMKNVATGHTLCAGNAPVVLEPIDFAEPVIKIAVEAKTQADMERLSTALGKLAAEDPTFRVSVDSETGQTILAGMGELHLEIKVDRLQREFGVAANVGRPQVSYKETIRQTAVVTGRYIKQTGGTGDYGVVKIEVSPGAPGSGFVFENALKGEAIPREYVPAIKHGCEEAAQSGELAGYQVVDIKVRLLDGQAHDVDSSERSFKIAASLAMRDGLREGKPALLEPVMSVEVVTPDEFVGPVQGDLNMRRGAITGLEARAGAQLVHADVPLAQMFGYVNQLRSMTQGRASYTMQFSHYAEVPEAVAKSIVPTY, from the coding sequence ATGCCCAGGCAGGCTCCGCTAGAGCGAACTCGCAACATCGGCATCATGGCTCACATCGATGCCGGAAAGACGACGACTACCGAGCGAATCCTCTTCTACACGGGCGTCACGTACAAGCTGGGCGAGGTGCACGAGGGCACCGCGACCATGGACTGGATGGAGCAGGAGCAGGAACGCGGCATCACGATCACCTCGGCCGCCACGACCTGCTTCTGGAAGGAACACCGCATCAACATCATCGACACACCTGGCCACGTCGATTTCACCGCCGAGGTGGAGCGTTCGCTCCGCGTCCTCGACGGCGCTGTCGCCGTGTTCTGTGGCGTCGGTGGCGTCGAGCCGCAGTCCGAGACGGTGTGGCGGCAAGCGGACAAGTATCACGTGCCGCGCATCGCGTTCGTGAACAAGATGGATCGCATCGGCGCCGACTTCCCGCGCGTGATGCGCATGATGCGCGAACGCCTCGCGGCGAATCCGATTCCGCTGCACGTGCCGATCGGCCGCGAGGACGGCTTCCGCGGCGTCGTCGACGTGCTCGAGAACAAGGCCATCGTGTGGGACGGAACCGAGCTCGGCGCCGCATTCCACGACGAGCCGGTGCCGAGCGAGCTCGCCGCGACCGTGGCCGAGTACCGCGAGAAGGCGATCGAAGCCGCCGCCGACGTCGACGAAGCGCTGATGGCTCAATACCTCGAGGGCCAGCAGATCGCGGTCGACGCGCTGCGCAAGGCGCTGCGCGAGGCGACGCTGAAGCTGCGCATCGTTCCCGTGCTGTGCGGCTCGAGCTTCCGGAACAAAGGCGTGCAGCCGCTGCTCGACGGCATCGTGAACTATCTGCCGTCGCCACTCGACGTGCCGGCGATCGAGGGCCACAAGCCGGAGAAGGATCGAGAAGTCGTCAGGCGCAAGGCCGACGACAAGGAGCCGTTCGCGGGTCTCGCGTTCAAGATCGCGACGGACAAGCACGTCGGGCAGCTCACCTACGTGCGCGTCTACTCGGGCGTCGTGAAGAGCGGCGACCAGGTGCTGAACAGCGCCACGGGCAAGAAGGAGCGCGTGGGCCGCCTGCTCCAGATGCACGCGAACAAGCGCCAAGAGATCGACGCGGCGTACGCGGGCGACATCGTCGCGATGGTGGGCATGAAGAACGTCGCGACGGGCCACACGCTGTGCGCGGGCAACGCGCCGGTGGTGCTCGAGCCGATCGACTTCGCCGAGCCCGTGATCAAGATCGCGGTCGAGGCCAAGACGCAGGCGGACATGGAGAGGCTGAGCACCGCGCTCGGCAAGCTCGCCGCCGAGGATCCGACCTTCCGCGTCTCCGTCGACTCCGAGACCGGCCAGACGATTCTCGCGGGCATGGGCGAGCTCCACCTCGAGATCAAGGTGGATCGCCTCCAGCGCGAATTCGGCGTCGCCGCCAACGTGGGCCGCCCGCAAGTCTCGTACAAGGAAACGATCCGTCAGACCGCCGTCGTCACCGGCCGCTACATCAAGCAGACCGGCGGCACCGGTGATTACGGCGTGGTGAAGATCGAGGTCTCGCCCGGCGCGCCCGGCAGCGGCTTCGTGTTCGAGAACGCCCTGAAGGGCGAGGCGATTCCGCGCGAGTACGTGCCCGCCATCAAGCACGGCTGCGAAGAGGCGGCGCAGAGCGGCGAGCTCGCGGGCTACCAGGTCGTCGACATCAAGGTGCGCCTGCTCGACGGGCAAGCGCACGACGTCGACTCGTCGGAGCGTTCGTTCAAGATCGCAGCGTCACTCGCGATGCGCGACGGCCTGCGCGAAGGCAAGCCCGCGCTGCTCGAGCCCGTGATGAGCGTCGAGGTCGTCACGCCCGACGAGTTCGTGGGGCCCGTGCAGGGCGACCTCAACATGCGCCGCGGCGCGATCACCGGCCTCGAGGCGCGCGCGGGCGCGCAGCTCGTGCACGCCGACGTGCCGCTCGCGCAGATGTTCGGATACGTGAATCAGCTGCGGTCGATGACGCAGGGCCGCGCCAGCTACACGATGCAGTTCTCGCACTACGCCGAAGTTCCCGAGGCGGTCGCGAAGAGCATCGTCCCGACTTATTAG
- the rpsG gene encoding 30S ribosomal protein S7 — protein sequence MPRRRVVAKRETIADPKFNDRLVTRFMNVIMRDGNKSTAEHILYGAFDEIESKTRNDPIAMFRRAVENVRPRIEVKSRRVGGANYQVPVEVRPERATSLAMRWIVESSRARDGRSMREKLANELIDAANERGEAVKKREDTHRMADANKAFSHYRW from the coding sequence ATGCCCCGACGCCGAGTCGTAGCCAAGCGCGAGACGATCGCCGATCCGAAGTTCAACGATCGCCTCGTCACGCGCTTCATGAACGTGATCATGCGCGACGGCAATAAGTCGACCGCGGAGCACATCCTCTACGGCGCCTTCGACGAGATCGAGAGCAAGACTCGCAATGATCCGATCGCGATGTTCCGGCGCGCCGTCGAGAACGTGCGGCCGCGCATCGAGGTGAAGTCGCGGCGCGTCGGCGGCGCGAATTATCAGGTGCCCGTCGAGGTGCGGCCCGAGCGCGCGACTTCGCTGGCCATGCGCTGGATCGTCGAGTCGTCGCGCGCGCGCGACGGCCGCAGCATGCGCGAGAAGCTCGCGAACGAGCTGATCGACGCGGCGAACGAGCGCGGCGAGGCGGTGAAGAAGCGCGAGGACACGCACCGCATGGCGGACGCGAACAAGGCGTTCTCGCACTACCGCTGGTAA
- a CDS encoding 30S ribosomal protein S12, with product MPTVQQLLRAGRTANRKKSKSPDLGASPQRRGVCIRVFTQTPKKPNSALRKVARVRLTNGNEVNAYIPGEGHTLQEHSVVLVRGGRVKDLPGVRYHIVRGTLDSTGVANRKQSRSKYGAKTPK from the coding sequence ATGCCTACCGTCCAACAGCTCCTTCGCGCCGGTCGCACCGCGAACCGCAAGAAGTCGAAGTCGCCCGACTTGGGCGCTTCCCCGCAGCGCCGCGGCGTGTGCATTCGCGTATTCACGCAGACGCCGAAGAAGCCGAACTCGGCGCTGCGCAAGGTCGCCCGCGTGCGCCTCACGAACGGCAACGAAGTGAACGCTTACATCCCGGGCGAGGGCCACACGCTGCAGGAGCACTCGGTGGTGCTGGTGCGCGGCGGCCGCGTCAAGGACCTGCCCGGCGTCCGGTACCACATCGTGCGCGGCACGCTGGACTCGACGGGCGTCGCGAATCGCAAGCAGAGCCGGTCGAAGTACGGCGCCAAGACGCCCAAGTAA
- the rpoC gene encoding DNA-directed RNA polymerase subunit beta', whose amino-acid sequence MRDLYSLFEKPRDPLAFKAIKISLASPDKIREWSFGEVKKPETINYRTFKPERDGLFCAKIFGPVKDYECNCGKYKRMKHRGVICEKCGVEVIQAKVRRERMGQITLATPVAHIWFLKSLPSRIGNILEITLRDLEKVLYFEAYAVVDPGETDLRVGQLLSEDDLAQAREKFGRDAFEYGIGAEAVRGMLANLDVEGESMRLREEMREATSEAKRKKCAKRLKVLEAFRESGNKAEHMIMEVIPVIPPDLRPLVPLEGGRFATSDLNDLYRRVINRNNRLKRLQELNAPEVIIRNEKRMLQEAVDALFDNGRRGRVITGPSKRPLKSLSDMLKGKSGRFRQNLLGKRVDYSGRSVIVAGPELRLHQCGLPSRMALELFKPFIYSKLEQRGYVTTIKAAKKMVERERPEVWDILAEVIKEHPVILNRAPTLHRLGMQAFEPVLIDGKAIQLHPLVCKAFNADFDGDQMAVHVPLSIEAQIEARVLMMSTNNILSPATGRPIIDPSQDIVLGCYYMTRERPGALGEGRRFASPEEVRVAYDSGELDIHAGIKVRMNGATAETTTGRVLLSEIVPEEIPFKFINQVMDKKALGELIDQAYRRLGNKATVLLADRLRTLGYQNATKAGVSICLDDMMVPPDKERFISEAQQQVAEVENQYLDGLISDGERYNKVIDIWANAGEVIAAQLLENLGIDKTRSAKDKKVPSFNSIYMMADSGARGSAQQIRQLAGMRGLMAKPSGEIIETPITSNFREGLSAQQYFISTHGARKGLADTALKTANSGYLTRRLVDVAQDVIIRHDDCLEDVRQSTREKAPQKYGIKMISLVEGGDIIEGIGERILGRTALLDVLDPVTRKPLLKAGDEITEERVKIIEEAGVDEVWIRSVLTCQVLRGVCVKCYGRDLARGTMVNRGEAVGVIAAQSIGEPGTQLTMRTFHIGGAATRRVEASHHETTSDGTVRYSNLRTVKDRDGRAIAMNRNGEIGIFDPSGRERERYPVTYGAHIKVDDGQAIKAGGVLCEWDPFANPILTEQSGAIKLEDIVEGSTMQEQVDEFTGLSSRVIVESKDPDMRPRVSVLNDAGEIVYQALLPVGAYLSATEGQQVAAGDAVAKIPRQMTKTKDITGGLPRVAELFEARKPKETAIVTEVDGTVGFGPDSRGKRRVIVTTEDGEQREYLIPKGKHVSVHEGDRVRKGEPLMDGSANPHDILRIEGEQELAKWMVDEVQEVYRLQGVKINDKHIEVIIRQMLRKLRVKEAGDTDLLVGEHVDKVEFDETNKRMKEEGKKIATGEPILLGITKASLSTESWISAASFQETTKVLTEGSIWGKTDLLHGLKENVIMGRLIPAGTGLSRYTNLGIQIDAPAGGYALEEGSSSSLPELPPLEVPRPVDDDAEDADELPA is encoded by the coding sequence TTGCGCGATCTCTACAGCCTCTTCGAAAAGCCCCGCGACCCGCTCGCCTTCAAGGCGATCAAGATCTCGCTCGCCTCGCCGGACAAGATCCGCGAGTGGTCGTTCGGCGAGGTGAAGAAGCCCGAGACGATCAACTACCGCACGTTCAAGCCGGAACGAGACGGCCTGTTCTGCGCGAAGATCTTCGGGCCGGTCAAGGACTACGAGTGCAACTGCGGCAAGTACAAGCGCATGAAGCACCGTGGCGTGATCTGCGAGAAGTGCGGCGTCGAGGTGATCCAGGCCAAGGTGCGCCGCGAGCGCATGGGCCAGATCACGCTCGCCACGCCCGTCGCGCACATCTGGTTCCTGAAGTCGCTGCCGTCGCGCATCGGGAACATCCTCGAGATCACGCTGCGCGATCTCGAGAAGGTCCTCTACTTCGAGGCGTACGCCGTCGTCGATCCGGGTGAGACCGACCTTCGCGTCGGCCAGCTCCTGTCCGAGGACGATCTCGCGCAGGCGCGCGAGAAGTTCGGCCGCGATGCGTTCGAGTACGGCATCGGCGCCGAGGCCGTGCGCGGGATGCTCGCGAACCTCGACGTCGAGGGAGAGTCGATGCGCCTGCGCGAGGAGATGCGCGAGGCGACCAGCGAGGCGAAGCGCAAGAAGTGCGCGAAGCGCCTGAAGGTGCTCGAGGCGTTCCGCGAGAGCGGCAACAAGGCCGAGCACATGATCATGGAAGTGATCCCGGTGATTCCGCCGGATCTGCGCCCGCTCGTTCCGCTCGAGGGCGGCCGCTTCGCCACCAGCGATCTCAACGACCTCTACCGCCGCGTGATCAACCGCAACAACCGCCTGAAGCGGCTGCAGGAGCTGAACGCGCCCGAGGTCATCATCCGCAACGAGAAGCGCATGCTTCAAGAGGCGGTGGACGCGCTGTTCGACAACGGCCGGCGCGGCCGCGTGATCACGGGCCCGAGCAAGCGTCCGCTGAAGTCGCTCAGCGACATGCTCAAGGGCAAGTCGGGCCGCTTCCGCCAGAACTTGTTGGGGAAGCGCGTCGACTACTCGGGCCGCTCGGTGATCGTGGCCGGCCCGGAGCTGCGCCTCCACCAGTGCGGCCTGCCGTCGCGCATGGCGCTCGAGCTGTTCAAGCCGTTCATCTACTCGAAGCTCGAGCAGCGCGGCTACGTCACGACCATCAAGGCCGCGAAGAAGATGGTCGAGCGCGAGCGCCCCGAGGTGTGGGACATCCTCGCGGAGGTGATCAAGGAGCACCCGGTCATCCTGAACCGCGCGCCGACGCTGCACCGCCTCGGCATGCAGGCGTTCGAGCCCGTGCTGATCGACGGCAAGGCGATTCAGCTGCACCCGCTCGTGTGCAAGGCCTTCAACGCCGACTTCGACGGCGACCAGATGGCCGTGCACGTGCCGCTCTCGATCGAAGCTCAGATCGAAGCGCGCGTGCTCATGATGTCGACCAACAACATCCTGAGCCCGGCGACCGGCCGCCCGATCATCGACCCGAGCCAGGACATCGTGCTCGGTTGTTACTACATGACGCGCGAGCGCCCGGGCGCGCTCGGCGAAGGGCGGCGCTTTGCGAGCCCCGAAGAAGTGCGCGTCGCGTACGACTCGGGCGAGCTCGACATTCATGCCGGCATCAAGGTGCGCATGAACGGCGCCACGGCCGAGACCACGACCGGCCGCGTGCTGCTCTCGGAGATCGTGCCCGAGGAGATTCCGTTCAAGTTCATCAACCAGGTGATGGACAAGAAGGCGCTCGGCGAGCTGATCGACCAGGCGTATCGCCGCCTCGGCAACAAGGCGACGGTGCTGCTCGCCGACCGGCTGCGCACGCTCGGCTACCAGAACGCGACGAAGGCGGGCGTTTCGATCTGCCTCGACGACATGATGGTTCCGCCGGACAAGGAGCGCTTCATCAGCGAAGCGCAGCAGCAAGTCGCGGAGGTCGAGAACCAGTATCTCGACGGTCTGATCAGCGACGGCGAGCGATACAACAAGGTCATCGACATCTGGGCGAACGCGGGCGAAGTGATCGCGGCCCAGCTGCTCGAGAACCTCGGCATCGACAAGACGCGCAGCGCGAAGGACAAGAAGGTCCCGAGCTTCAACTCCATCTACATGATGGCCGACTCGGGCGCGCGCGGTTCGGCGCAGCAGATTCGTCAGCTGGCCGGCATGCGCGGCCTGATGGCGAAGCCGTCGGGCGAGATCATCGAGACGCCGATCACGTCGAACTTCCGCGAAGGCCTCTCGGCGCAGCAGTACTTCATCTCGACGCACGGCGCGCGCAAGGGCCTCGCCGACACCGCGCTCAAGACGGCGAACTCAGGCTACCTGACGCGCCGTCTCGTCGACGTCGCGCAGGACGTGATCATCCGGCACGACGACTGCCTCGAGGACGTGCGCCAGTCGACGCGCGAAAAGGCGCCGCAGAAGTACGGCATCAAGATGATCTCGCTCGTCGAGGGCGGCGACATCATCGAGGGCATCGGCGAGCGCATCCTCGGCCGCACCGCGCTGCTCGACGTGCTCGACCCCGTGACGCGCAAGCCCCTGCTCAAGGCCGGCGACGAGATCACGGAAGAGCGCGTCAAGATCATCGAGGAAGCCGGCGTCGACGAGGTGTGGATCCGCTCCGTGCTCACCTGCCAGGTGCTGCGCGGCGTGTGCGTGAAGTGTTACGGGCGCGATCTCGCGCGCGGCACCATGGTCAACCGCGGTGAAGCGGTGGGCGTGATCGCGGCGCAGTCGATCGGCGAGCCCGGCACGCAGCTCACCATGCGCACGTTCCACATCGGCGGCGCGGCGACGCGGCGCGTGGAAGCCTCGCACCACGAGACGACCAGCGACGGCACGGTGCGCTACTCGAACCTGCGCACCGTGAAGGACCGCGACGGGCGCGCGATCGCGATGAACCGCAACGGCGAGATCGGGATCTTCGACCCGAGCGGCCGCGAGCGCGAGCGCTACCCGGTCACGTACGGCGCGCACATCAAGGTCGACGACGGCCAGGCGATCAAGGCGGGCGGCGTGCTGTGCGAGTGGGACCCGTTCGCGAACCCGATCCTCACGGAGCAGTCCGGCGCGATCAAGCTCGAGGACATCGTCGAAGGCTCGACGATGCAGGAGCAGGTGGACGAGTTCACCGGCCTCTCCTCGCGCGTGATCGTCGAGTCGAAGGACCCCGACATGCGGCCGCGCGTGTCGGTGCTGAACGACGCCGGCGAGATCGTGTACCAGGCGCTGCTGCCGGTGGGCGCGTACCTCTCGGCGACGGAAGGGCAGCAGGTCGCTGCAGGCGACGCGGTCGCGAAGATTCCGCGCCAGATGACCAAGACCAAGGACATCACGGGCGGCCTGCCGCGCGTGGCGGAGCTCTTCGAGGCGCGCAAGCCGAAGGAGACCGCGATCGTGACCGAGGTCGATGGGACGGTCGGCTTCGGTCCCGACTCACGCGGCAAGCGGCGCGTGATCGTCACGACCGAGGACGGCGAGCAGCGCGAGTACCTGATCCCGAAGGGCAAGCACGTCTCGGTGCACGAGGGCGACCGCGTGCGCAAGGGCGAGCCGCTCATGGACGGCTCGGCGAACCCGCACGACATCCTGCGCATCGAGGGCGAGCAGGAGCTCGCGAAGTGGATGGTGGACGAAGTGCAGGAGGTCTATCGCCTGCAGGGCGTGAAGATCAACGACAAGCACATCGAGGTCATCATCCGCCAGATGCTGCGCAAGCTGCGCGTGAAGGAGGCCGGTGACACCGACCTTCTCGTGGGCGAGCACGTGGACAAGGTCGAGTTCGACGAGACCAACAAGCGCATGAAGGAAGAGGGCAAGAAGATCGCGACCGGCGAGCCCATCCTCCTCGGCATCACGAAGGCCTCGCTCTCGACCGAGTCGTGGATCTCGGCGGCGTCGTTCCAAGAGACCACGAAGGTCCTCACCGAGGGCTCGATCTGGGGCAAGACGGACCTGCTCCACGGGCTGAAGGAGAACGTGATCATGGGCCGGCTGATCCCGGCCGGGACCGGGCTCTCGCGGTACACGAACCTCGGCATCCAGATCGATGCGCCGGCCGGCGGGTACGCGCTGGAGGAGGGCAGCAGCTCGAGCCTGCCCGAGCTGCCTCCGCTCGAGGTTCCGAGGCCGGTCGACGACGACGCGGAGGACGCGGACGAGCTTCCGGCCTAG